The Astyanax mexicanus isolate ESR-SI-001 chromosome 8, AstMex3_surface, whole genome shotgun sequence sequence GTGATGTGGTAATGTTTTCCAAATCACCATAACGGACATTAATAagagtgtgtagttgtgtatgaACTTACCTTGTTGTTCTTTCTCTAAGAGGGCTGGGGGTCCAAATGGGACCGATCTGAAAGTGCCACCTGTTTTAACCCCACCGGGAGGATCCACCGTTGGGGAGAGAACAGGGTTCCCTTTTATCGGGGAAACCTGTAAAAATGAATACATATAGATTATAGAGTTTGGCCAATCCTTATAATACTTACTGGTAATATTTGTTTGTAATAACCTGGGTTCAATCATTATTCAGTTCACATTTTTTCCCAGATGGAAGTCTGAGTCTGGTTCATAaatagtgtgtatataaatatatgacctATACCATccgtttcttttctgttttatacagtgtttttgtttgtctttttccaaATTGTGTGTTTGCATCCAATCTCTGGAGCCACTTAAATGTATGGTCCACCCCACACCCAAAGACCTTTCTATTTAGCCTCACATAAACCCAAAATCCCCAAGTGGGGTAGCAACAACATTCTGGACATACTGTCTTTTATCATTACTTTGATATATAATAAGATGTATTGGACCTATATAGAGTTGCCCTCattatagatttcttttgtttttgtatttttgtcatatgtacattttcagattatcaagcaaacttaataatcaaaccaatcagtggcgtgcacagacattttggggggcaagtgctcaggggggaaagggcactttttagtgcatgtggaacacttcattataaaaaaaattacacacacatgttgaatgaaatttgacttttatttgtaacattctctaaacgtgagttgtcaatggaaaaatgtcacaccaccaactgataaaatacatagtagtttggtgctgtatgaaacatattactgcacaacaaactgatttcaggttgggtttagagggcaaacggtaggattttacttgatgtgtatgttacgtgGCTGGTGGgactgttgccgtgcgtgctgtgctgaagacttgctgaactgaactgctgctgcagtgcaTCTAGTGTGACTTGCTAGCAaggacgtaggagcaggtttgatattggggaggacacatctataatgtaatataattataatataatataaagtaatctgctcatttgaataagcccattttatagtctcttaaaacaacatttgtggaattacctttaatcacaaataaaccattatttttgtacttctgtttattattagttacatccaagtaaaggtcactttacaacctaaacatgttactccactttacatttactgatgataaaaaaaatatatacgtgcaatgtctgaactatatataaatatatgaaaaaaactgatgaggtatcacctaatgtttaaaagaatataacagatattattattattactattattattattatgtattgtcatgtcaattctgttgtatttaCGTTATTAGTACATTTACGCCACCTTTTTTCAACTGaaagtacttatgatggtggtcttttacgtaaaagaatgtaaccttatgtttcatagagatttttagcagatgttaatataaactttagatgacccaaaccctcctagtctgttagtttcatgagcttttactaaaggaccagatatatttcattagtaaatctaaggggctaagggattttaaaaggttaactcaataaatgagagtttattagctgatcatatggatgggttaagaaactgctttaaactacctacatgaagtactgtactaaattctgtctattcactacatccagcttctagctaactagttaagctagctaaaataattttccttcattataatttacagtactcctagtctacaagtcacaatgactatcacaagctcacagagggtttgatctgtgggttttgagtcgtttatttttaaccagctatcagaaataatctcataacagtgtacatggtaagctccgttaccttttagaaaaatcgctgtatatccagatctgttttaacgtcagctcgctgcaccccgctgctgaatctaaaaaagaaaactttagaaATCCTCCACTCTCCTCCGCAaaacagcgagctgattggctgtttctattaagaggcgggactttcttcctgaaccggcttcgtgattggcctatgcttgcgcgaccgcgcggggtcacgtgacagaggaagagagcggtgtcgtgtgtgagctgatttcagggcatttctgttttcactcgtttttaaaagatcatttcaacacggcttcagtaaaatcttaatgataataataataataataataataataataataataataataataataataataataataataatatttaaacaaaaaaaaacgaagtttcaaaagggcactttggttaatgaagggcagagttggtggtgctgaTGTCTATGTGTGCACGCCTATGAAACCAATATAACCTGAGTAGATATAAAaaaccctttgtgaaaaagtgattactGCCAGTGTATTAGTTTAAAACAAGTACCTTTTGGTTGATTTGTTTGCTGTGGCTCTGTTAAATGTTTAAGGTTGTGAAGAGACTGCACAACTCGACATATCTTCTCATGGCTCTATATGGTCCTTTAGAAGAATGAAGGTCTTGTTTTCACTTTCATAGATCCCTTTTTGGCTTTTCATGTTCTGAAGGACATCTTCGCTTCATCTTCTGATAGATATGGACACTCTCACCCTCAAAGATTTGATGTAAGGGAGAGATGATCAAAGAGCTCTCATTAATTTAAGGGGCTCTATGCAGGCTGCATAATGAGCATATAATGTGATCAGGCACTGCTCTCACATTAGTGAAAAAGTTAAtaatcttattatttatttatttattgtttattctcaGTTAACACACAGAGGTGTATTGATGATAATCTGCAACAACAGGGCAGGTCTAGTCAGGATCTGCTGAATAGAGGCAGGTTATGTTTTTCAGCACTGCTTTTAAAATTCCACACCAACATTTATATTTAGTGAATCTTTACATaaactaaacaattttttttatctcatccTGAACATGTACAGATCACATCacctacaatatttatatatttgaagtAAAGCATCATATGCAAAATATTCACATAGAAAGGGTGAGTCATGAATCAGTGTCAATcattttcttaaatgtaaaatgaaagaaCTACACTTCTCTGATCTTCATCCTCTGTTCTTataactaatgtaggaggagtctttacatgcttgaaaagtagctcccagatctctcctcattatctgaacactggagtcaccatgatgttcctgtgctctctgactgtgtttatcatcatacttggtaagtggaattaactagatctttatctgtgtgaaatatattactgtgtttcagaatccagcttttctgtgttggttttgtggtgatgtgtctgagtgtatcagtgatgaattaggtggagtgaagttcatcttttctacaatgctgatgtaaatttcttctcattgttttttatttctccacaGGGAACTGTTCTGCACAGTCAACAAATCCAGTGAATGAAACACAGCTTCACGCTCTTAAAGATGAGACAGTTACTATCTCCTACAAGTATGATAAAGCAAGGAATCTTTTCTGGTATCGTCAGTATTCTGGATCCAGACCAGAATATTTACTGACGATCTTTCCAAAAGAAGGAGCTACAAGTGACCCAAACCCTTTATTTCCACAATTCAGTTCTACAGTGGATTTCACTGATTCAAGAGTgaatctgatcatctcctctactgcagtatcagactctgctctctactactgcgctctgcagcccacagtgacagaaacccaccaaacactatACTAAAACTTTTCTTGTGAAATAtgtagaaacacttatatttcaGAAGGGGGCGCTGTTTCTCTTCTGCTTCTTTACTTTCAGCTTCCTCACCATTTGAGGGTgcactgactgcagcctgcgggaaggcggagttggacgtccagcgcgtccagtcccgcccactttgtctacgtcacgcctcgtcagtctcgcGAGCTTGACGGTCACGCCTCATCAGTCTCGCGAGCTTGACGGGCCAGCTCTAATACACATTTAAGGGGGACCGCGCAGAGATATAATGGCGGTAGGTGTAGTAGTTTAATGATATTAAAGAATGTTCGTGTTAACTTACATATATAACTTATAACGAGTTTCATACCCCTGACTTAAACGCTCTACTTTTCAATATAACTTAACTTATATGTAGCGTTATTTAATATAGGTTAACGTTATATGTTTATATCACTTTGAGAGAAGCATACAACTGTCTGTACATTCAGAGTTCAGAAGTCTTAGCTAGATTTActttaataatgtgtattttgtgTCGTGTAAAAATCCTTACAGCACAATATAATATTAATGAACAGTAATAAATTAGTAGATTAATAAATTAACCCACATTAAGCGTTTTTTAGACTCTCTCACTGCACTACCCACTTAAACGTGTTTTTGTCAAGAAAAttgttctatatagaaccatgaACACACAAAGGAATGCTTTTCAtgcttaaatggttctttgcatCATGAATGTGTTCTTCAGATTTAAAGCATTCAGGGCTTAAAGCATAAAAAGGGGCTTTGCAATTGTAATGGACAACgtcttgtgtgtatatatacacacaagacGTTGTCCATCAGTAAAAATAACCTTTTCATGATACAAGGAACCGTTTAATAATTTTCATGGttctatatattttctttactaaCCAACCCTTGAAGATCATTTTAGGAATACAACACAGTGGTGATCATGCAATTCCACTGAATATCACATggcatattaaattaaaattataaggACTTTTACGTTTGCTATTATGGCTGAAgttaactgtgatttttttttgtcaatagcACATCACACACTTCAGATGTGGAGAGACAGGGGATCCTGATCTAAAAAGAGAAGGAAACCTGTACAAGTGCCAGTGTTGTTCTTTCAGAACAGACAGAGAACACAGCATGAAATATCATGTGAAGAACCATTTGACCCTGGCAGTGCAGCATGCAGGTATGGTGACAACAAATTAAAAGATAGTTATATAAAATTATAGAACTGAAGAGAACAGAATCTTTATCCACCAAGCACCACTATTTTGTATTTCCTACTGTTACCATAACATGTTACCTTATAGTGTTAGTGTAATTTCCTAAGTTTGCAACTCTTGCATTACAGGATACCTTATCTGTAAATGCAGTCTGATGTGCAGAGAAAATTCACATTTCCATTGCTTGTACTGccacaaaacaataataaagaaGATTCAGTTCATCACCCATTTACAATTGTGCAGTAAAACATCCCCTTGTCCTGTTGATGACACCACAAGAGGACCTTCTTCCGCTCCCACTGCTTGTACTTGCACAGAATCTACTGCTCCTACATCTTCTTCTCCAACTCCTCCTCCACCTGTTATTCCTCTACCACTGGTTCCTGATTCTCTTCCTCCAACTTCTCCTCAGCCTACTGATGCTTtaccaccacagaaaccacccagACTCTGTGGACAGAGGCAGCACACTGTCATGTGTATTCATTGTGGAATAGAGATAAACAAACGTAACTTAAGGGTACATCTACTGAGGAAACATACTGACAATAAGAAGGATATAACCGCACAGCATCATCTTAGTTGTGAGTGTGTTGATGCTACGAATGGCATTTTTGCCGTAGCAAAGTCATTTACAGGCCCCAATACACCTATTCACGTCATTAAAAAGAATTGGGGTATGAATCAGCAAACAAGATGTGAAATGGATCTGTGTAGGATCAACTCAGAATTTGCACAAAGAAGTAACTTACATCCATTTGAGTGTCAGCATGTTAAGTCCCTCACCTATTGCCCACCTGCTAAAATTTATTCTCCTACTCTTGAAGAGGATACTTTGACGGAAATGGTTCATGATAAGTGGTTTGGGAATGATAAAAAGAATCTATGTCTGCAACGGCAAAGAGAGGCAAATAATGGACGAGCCCCTCTGTCATGCCAGGTTACAGTAGGTGGGCCTCCATCAAAAagatttatttctgtgtttgagCCGAACATTTCTTATTATAGCAGGTTAGGTAGAGTGCTTGTTTCCTTTGACACAAAGAGGATTGAATGGCACTGCCCATGTGCAAAGTCTAGGCAGTCTTGCATTCACAAATGCATTGCAAAGTGGCATCTGTTTCAGACGGAACAGATGCTTTTCAGACGTGTTCGGATAGTGGAAGATGATATCCAGGAAGTATTTACAGAAGGTACAGAGGATGTGGAAGAACAGCAACTGGATGAAGGGCCACGGTATCCACCGGAAGATGCACAACTCTCACGAATGGTGCACTATATCTTCAAAAACAAGAAGCTTCCTGCAGTTCTCCCTGCTGATGTAGCCAATGCAAGAAATGTTTTCCCAAAGCACTTGGTTCCATTGGAGACCATTTGCACAGAATGCACAGAAAACACTCTACTTAGTGAACCTCAGCTTATCACTTCAAAAGCAACAATCTTGACTATGACAGATGTCATTGAAGGTATGTtcatgtgtttgtatgtatttatttatttaaatatttatgtaatcTAAAGTTATCCTATTATGAATTATCATGATTTACTACTGCTTCTACTATTGCTCACAATGTCTATTCtgacaataattttataatttaaataactAATATCTAATCAACATAAAATATTGTATCCAACAATATTGGACAACAAAATGTGTACCAAACAATACTTCTTTGAATGCTGTTGACAACTGTACATTAAAAATTGTTTTCATTAGGGATTTCAACATACTGCAAGTGCTGCTACAGGTGTGGTATGATCTATCGCTACCAGGAATGGTCTGATGGAGTTCACAACTATGATGACCACATACTTCTGTCCTTGCATCTCTGTATCTTCCTTCGCAACAGTCTCCAAGTATGAAGTGTTTTCAGTCAGTTTTGCTATGtgtactgttttgttttgaaaTGTTACACAGTCTATAAAAATCTTATCCATCAAATTTTTCAGACTCACCAGGCTATTGGAAGTGCTGTAGAAGCATTAGAGAAGACGTGTGGTAAAAGATTTCCATCACATCAAAGAGTGTTGTATGCGTATCTCCATTTTGAGGCCCTGACAGATCACTCGTACACTTTTGCATGTGTAACGTGTGGTTACCATCCTGTAACAGTTGTCATGGACCTTCATAAAAAGGGAGTCTTTAGTATGCCTGGTAAACACACACTCTTCTCACAAATATTAggtttgcattatttattataaatatttataattttcttaaataatccATTGTCCGGTGTTTTGTGTGGTTGTTTCGTTTCTTTCATAGTGAGCAACATTGAGGTACCACCTCAGGATTTTGATGGGAAAGTCAATGCTGAAGAGTTTTGGGAAGGGGTATCATTGGAAATGATCAGTCGTGGCTTGGTGCCAAGTAAGTATAATCAACAAGTTGTGCAACCTGTTTGCCATCACACATCATAAACCACTTCAGttattatgttcatttttatcattttaaggcAATAGACAAAACCCATTTGTGGTTTGTCCAAGCTACCATTACTGGGCCCCATGGATTGGTCGCCACACAAGAAGCACCAGTATGGTCTTAAACACAGAGTACAGTAAAGTCCATACAGCCCGCACTCCAGATGAAGCATCTGACTTCAACATCACAGAGGACCGTCTCACAGACGAGATTCTTAAACTTAAGGTATTTACAGTTGTGACGTCATTTCCATTGTGTGTGAATATTGTCATGGTTGGAAAAAATATTCTACATAGCTAATCTTGCTGCTGTATACTACAGATGGAAGCTGTGCGTAGTTTATGCAAGCAGTGTGGCATAGACTCCAAGGGCTCCAGAATGGACTTAGTTATGAGGTTGCGCCAAGAAATGCAAACCCGAGGAACATATGACAAAATCTTTTCTAAGGTCTGGGGAGCATCTGGTAAGATAATTGATCATTTGTATGCTTGATGCAGAACTGTATTACTTTAGCATATACTGATTTTATTTCTTGTTGCCTTCACCAGGTGGATGGGCTGTGGTTACCTGTCCCTGTGCTATTGTGTACGCCGTAAAATTTAACCTAAGGGCAGAGAGCCCAAGAGATTTTTCAGACATTCTATTATCAATGACTCATTTCCCCAATCTGACATTGTATGATTTTGCCAGAGGGCTGGCAACCCATACAAATCTGAGGGAGCCAGAGTCTATGCCTTTTAGCCCCTATGAGGGCAGGCTGCTTGAACCAACAGACAACAATGTCAGACTGGCTTCAGCAGGGCAGATTAAAGTGAGTTTGCCTTGGCTGACAAGTAAAAAGGTTGTACCTGATGAAAATGGTCACCCCCTGACAGGGTCATCAGAGCATTATGCTCTATATGACCGCTTCCATGAGGCAAACACAAAAGACAAAAAGGATGCTTTGCGCAAAATAGAACTTATTCCAGAGGTATGTGGCTGGGTCAATAGCCAGTGTGCTGAGCAGCTTTTTGCTGGCATGAGGAAGAACAATCACTTCCTTAACATGATGACTCCCACATCACATATATTTTTAGTGCGAAATATTTTGCACCACTACAACAATGCACGCAACACAAAGACTCTTGAAGAGATGAAGAAAGCATTACATGTTGGAATGGAAATAGAGTTCAATTCAAGGGGACAGACAGTAATGGGTATGTACTTTTTTAATACATCATATGAAAAaactatacaataaataaactataaaaatttGTTCTGATTTATTCTGATATTATATGCACTCGTTGCCctagtacatgttttaaaaattTCTAAGGTGCCTAAAATCATGTGGAAGCATCCTCAGTAGATTCCTCTGGTGTGTCCACAGCAGCAGCATCGGCACCTGGAGTGTCCACAGCATCAGCAGCGGCCCCTGGAGtgtccagagcagcagcagcggcccctggagtgtccacagcagcagcagcagcggcccctggtgtgtccagagcatcagccacccctggagtgtccagagcagcagcagcagcccctggtgtgtccagagcatcagcagcccctggtgtgtccagagcatcagccacccctggagtgtccagagcagcagcagcggcccctGGTGTGTCCAGAGCATCAGCGGCCCCTGGAGTGTccacagcagcagcggcagcggcccctggtgtgtccagagcatcagccacccctggagtgtccagagcagcagcagcggcccctGGTGTGTCCAGAGCATCAGCGGCCCCTGGAGTGTCCAGAGCATCAGCAGCGGCCCCTGGAAtgtccgcagcagcagcagcagcggcggcccCTGGTGTGTCCAGAGCATCAGCCACACCTGGAGTGTCCAGAGCAGCAGCAACGGCCCCTGGTGTGTCCAGAGCATCAGCGGCCCCTGGAGTGTCCAGAGCATCAGCAGCGGCCCCTGGAAtgtccacagcagcagcagcggcggcggcccctggtgtgtccgcagcagcagcagcagcagcagcggcggcccctggtgtgtccagagcatcagccacccctggagtgtccagagcagcagcagcggcccctGGTGTGTCCAGAGCATCAGCGAACCCTGGAGTGTCCACAACATCAGCAGGGGCCCCTGGTGTGTCCGCAGAAGCAATATCGGCCCCTGGTTTGTCCGTAGCAGAAGCAGCACCTGTTGTATCCATAGTACCTCAAATAGCACCAAAATCTGGTAAGTAATGTGATATGCATGTTTTATAAGGGTGTGATGAGTcaataataaagctgttgcatGGTACAGTGAATTAATCTGTGACTACCGACACCTTTTCAGATCTAAGTTTGTTTAACTTTTAGGAACCCTTCTGTTTGATGCACAAACATTTGTGCATGGCAGACATATTTCTACCAATATGCCAAATTGTTTTAATTTCTGCATGTGTACTTCTCAACTCACAGATACTTAATATTTCACAGTTGTTTGAGATTGCAGCTGTTGAAGGCAACTGAATCCTTGTACTTCATATATCTTATACTTACTATGTTACACCTAGTACATTTCATACTTGCTGAACTTTAATAATATACTGCACATGTCTGAAAGAAAGATCCATGAACATGACCATCTAAATTTGTTAATGATAAATTGCtagttctttttgttttttcagtggcAAACTGTTGGAGGCTGACACACTTAGACCATATATGTGCCAGCAGGAATATCTGGGACTTCAAACTTCACAAAGGACTGGAGACACTGGTATGATTCAAAATACAAAGTGGTAACCATAATAAAGAAAGACTGGTAGCTCTAAGACATACACACTCCATCACAGCTGAGATCTACTTTATAAGACAGTTGTCAATTCAGTGAGCCACAGAGATATGAAACTGGCCTTGGAAGTTGGTCACATATTGCGAAATTAAGAATAAGTACTTCTTTGTCCATTAATATATAGAGGGAACTATATGTTCTTCTAACTCACTAGATCACATTCTCAATTTTAATGtccaaaaactgttttttttaggttaattCTGCATTGGATTCCACACAGTCCGCCCATGAAGCCATAGGTTCTGTGGGCGGGACTGCATTGAAAAGGTCAGACTTCATGTCCTTAGGATTGGACCAAGAAGTCGAGGCAACAGTCAgtacaattttaattttacatttagcaTTTTAAATGGTTCTGcaattttttgtcacattttaatgCTTACAATCTTC is a genomic window containing:
- the LOC125780473 gene encoding uncharacterized protein LOC125780473 isoform X9, producing MAHITHFRCGETGDPDLKREGNLYKCQCCSFRTDREHSMKYHVKNHLTLAVQHAGYLICKCSLMCRENSHFHCLYCHKTIIKKIQFITHLQLCSKTSPCPVDDTTRGPSSAPTACTCTESTAPTSSSPTPPPPVIPLPLVPDSLPPTSPQPTDALPPQKPPRLCGQRQHTVMCIHCGIEINKRNLRVHLLRKHTDNKKDITAQHHLSCECVDATNGIFAVAKSFTGPNTPIHVIKKNWGMNQQTRCEMDLCRINSEFAQRSNLHPFECQHVKSLTYCPPAKIYSPTLEEDTLTEMVHDKWFGNDKKNLCLQRQREANNGRAPLSCQVTVGGPPSKRFISVFEPNISYYSRLGRVLVSFDTKRIEWHCPCAKSRQSCIHKCIAKWHLFQTEQMLFRRVRIVEDDIQEVFTEGTEDVEEQQLDEGPRYPPEDAQLSRMVHYIFKNKKLPAVLPADVANARNVFPKHLVPLETICTECTENTLLSEPQLITSKATILTMTDVIEGISTYCKCCYRCGMIYRYQEWSDGVHNYDDHILLSLHLCIFLRNSLQTHQAIGSAVEALEKTCGKRFPSHQRVLYAYLHFEALTDHSYTFACVTCGYHPVTVVMDLHKKGVFSMPVSNIEVPPQDFDGKVNAEEFWEGVSLEMISRGLVPSNRQNPFVVCPSYHYWAPWIGRHTRSTSMVLNTEYSKVHTARTPDEASDFNITEDRLTDEILKLKMEAVRSLCKQCGIDSKGSRMDLVMRLRQEMQTRGTYDKIFSKVWGASGGWAVVTCPCAIVYAVKFNLRAESPRDFSDILLSMTHFPNLTLYDFARGLATHTNLREPESMPFSPYEGRLLEPTDNNVRLASAGQIKVSLPWLTSKKVVPDENGHPLTGSSEHYALYDRFHEANTKDKKDALRKIELIPEVCGWVNSQCAEQLFAGMRKNNHFLNMMTPTSHIFLVRNILHHYNNARNTKTLEEMKKALHVGMEIEFNSRGQTVMAAASAPGVSTASAAAPGVSRAAAAAPGVSTAAAAAAPGVSRASATPGVSRAAAAAPGVSRASAAPGVSRASATPGVSRAAAAAPGVSRASAAPGVSTAAAAAAPGVSRASATPGVSRAAAAAPGVSRASAAPGVSRASAAAPGMSAAAAAAAAPGVSRASATPGVSRAAATAPGVSRASAAPGVSRASAAAPGMSTAAAAAAAPGVSAAAAAAAAAAPGVSRASATPGVSRAAAAAPGVSRASANPGVSTTSAGAPGVSAEAISAPGLSVAEAAPVVSIVPQIAPKSVANCWRLTHLDHICASRNIWDFKLHKGLETLVNSALDSTQSAHEAIGSVGGTALKRSDFMSLGLDQEVEATIANCCFSICKIAAQQGKDVHAVDAYVVALNADPLLSLPHACYKACSRILDNC
- the LOC125780473 gene encoding uncharacterized protein LOC125780473 isoform X14, which translates into the protein MAHITHFRCGETGDPDLKREGNLYKCQCCSFRTDREHSMKYHVKNHLTLAVQHAGYLICKCSLMCRENSHFHCLYCHKTIIKKIQFITHLQLCSKTSPCPVDDTTRGPSSAPTACTCTESTAPTSSSPTPPPPVIPLPLVPDSLPPTSPQPTDALPPQKPPRLCGQRQHTVMCIHCGIEINKRNLRVHLLRKHTDNKKDITAQHHLSCECVDATNGIFAVAKSFTGPNTPIHVIKKNWGMNQQTRCEMDLCRINSEFAQRSNLHPFECQHVKSLTYCPPAKIYSPTLEEDTLTEMVHDKWFGNDKKNLCLQRQREANNGRAPLSCQVTVGGPPSKRFISVFEPNISYYSRLGRVLVSFDTKRIEWHCPCAKSRQSCIHKCIAKWHLFQTEQMLFRRVRIVEDDIQEVFTEGTEDVEEQQLDEGPRYPPEDAQLSRMVHYIFKNKKLPAVLPADVANARNVFPKHLVPLETICTECTENTLLSEPQLITSKATILTMTDVIEGISTYCKCCYRCGMIYRYQEWSDGVHNYDDHILLSLHLCIFLRNSLQTHQAIGSAVEALEKTCGKRFPSHQRVLYAYLHFEALTDHSYTFACVTCGYHPVTVVMDLHKKGVFSMPVSNIEVPPQDFDGKVNAEEFWEGVSLEMISRGLVPSNRQNPFVVCPSYHYWAPWIGRHTRSTSMVLNTEYSKVHTARTPDEASDFNITEDRLTDEILKLKMEAVRSLCKQCGIDSKGSRMDLVMRLRQEMQTRGTYDKIFSKVWGASGGWAVVTCPCAIVYAVKFNLRAESPRDFSDILLSMTHFPNLTLYDFARGLATHTNLREPESMPFSPYEGRLLEPTDNNVRLASAGQIKVSLPWLTSKKVVPDENGHPLTGSSEHYALYDRFHEANTKDKKDALRKIELIPEVCGWVNSQCAEQLFAGMRKNNHFLNMMTPTSHIFLVRNILHHYNNARNTKTLEEMKKALHVGMEIEFNSRGQTVMGMYFFNTSYEKTIQ
- the LOC125780473 gene encoding uncharacterized protein LOC125780473 isoform X3, whose translation is MAHITHFRCGETGDPDLKREGNLYKCQCCSFRTDREHSMKYHVKNHLTLAVQHAGYLICKCSLMCRENSHFHCLYCHKTIIKKIQFITHLQLCSKTSPCPVDDTTRGPSSAPTACTCTESTAPTSSSPTPPPPVIPLPLVPDSLPPTSPQPTDALPPQKPPRLCGQRQHTVMCIHCGIEINKRNLRVHLLRKHTDNKKDITAQHHLSCECVDATNGIFAVAKSFTGPNTPIHVIKKNWGMNQQTRCEMDLCRINSEFAQRSNLHPFECQHVKSLTYCPPAKIYSPTLEEDTLTEMVHDKWFGNDKKNLCLQRQREANNGRAPLSCQVTVGGPPSKRFISVFEPNISYYSRLGRVLVSFDTKRIEWHCPCAKSRQSCIHKCIAKWHLFQTEQMLFRRVRIVEDDIQEVFTEGTEDVEEQQLDEGPRYPPEDAQLSRMVHYIFKNKKLPAVLPADVANARNVFPKHLVPLETICTECTENTLLSEPQLITSKATILTMTDVIEGISTYCKCCYRCGMIYRYQEWSDGVHNYDDHILLSLHLCIFLRNSLQTHQAIGSAVEALEKTCGKRFPSHQRVLYAYLHFEALTDHSYTFACVTCGYHPVTVVMDLHKKGVFSMPVSNIEVPPQDFDGKVNAEEFWEGVSLEMISRGLVPSNRQNPFVVCPSYHYWAPWIGRHTRSTSMVLNTEYSKVHTARTPDEASDFNITEDRLTDEILKLKMEAVRSLCKQCGIDSKGSRMDLVMRLRQEMQTRGTYDKIFSKVWGASGGWAVVTCPCAIVYAVKFNLRAESPRDFSDILLSMTHFPNLTLYDFARGLATHTNLREPESMPFSPYEGRLLEPTDNNVRLASAGQIKVSLPWLTSKKVVPDENGHPLTGSSEHYALYDRFHEANTKDKKDALRKIELIPEVCGWVNSQCAEQLFAGMRKNNHFLNMMTPTSHIFLVRNILHHYNNARNTKTLEEMKKALHVGMEIEFNSRGQTVMAAASAPGVSTASAAAPGVSRAAAAAPGVSTAAAAAAPGVSRASATPGVSRAAAAAPGVSRASAAPGVSRASATPGVSRAAAAAPGVSRASAAPGVSTAAAAAAPGVSRASATPGVSRAAAAAPGVSRASAAPGVSRASAAAPGMSAAAAAAAAPGVSRASATPGVSRAAATAPGVSRASAAPGVSRASAAAPGMSTAAAAAAAPGVSAAAAAAAAAAPGVSRASATPGVSRAAAAAPGVSRASANPGVSTTSAGAPGVSAEAISAPGLSVAEAAPVVSIVPQIAPKSVANCWRLTHLDHICASRNIWDFKLHKGLETLVNSALDSTQSAHEAIGSVGGTALKRSDFMSLGLDQEVEATIANCCFSICKIAAQQGKDVHAVDAYVVALNADPLLSLPSDAASKDCILFPVWKPGHWLLCVLKPKVKRIHILDSSGPSAHGDIECLSIISMLATRLVPGSWIIARNEDVPVQFGSSDCGVFMLMYALYVAHEWTFDFTQHDMPSIRRWWVNLLINNMTHGRKRRYDDITGQCMEQEYQGPEQENSEYLMSKDEETVAARTTGHHYRDSRLYRDSLEAQRWCNEHRNKFCGDVAPPPILNMSEEEMEEAFQKLDTLSIHTDEDERSDVLRNFGFSFTDLKDMAFFLDNVREKMGKRVSCELI